The DNA window GTATATTGCTGAATTGGTATCAAGAGTCATACGTCACACCTCAAAATTCGGTTTTACTATAAAACTATAGTAACTACTCATCGGTAATTGAAACTTTTTGCTACACAATTCCATGTAATTTAGCGTTGTTTACCTAGGTAAAGTAAAAATATAGTGTGTTAATTCATCACAAAGCACAGGTCGGCCAATTAAGTATCCTTGAACCTCATCGCACCCCATGTTTTCGAGTAATTCAAGTTGCTCTGCCTTTTCAACGCCTTCAGCAACGACCTTAAAATTTAAATCATGCACAAGGTTGATAATATTAGCGACGAGATTCAAACTTGTGCTAGATGTATCTATCTGATCTATCAATGACTTATCGAGTTTAATGACATCAATCGGTAATTTAGCAATGTAGCCGAGAGAAGAATAACCTTTGCCAAAATCGTCAATAGAGATAGTAAACCCAAGACTTTTTAAGCGCTTAAGCAATTGATACGCTTCATCCAAATTTGCGATTAAATAGTTTTCGGTAATTTCTAACTCGATGAAACGATTATCTAAATCATACCGTCTCACGATGTCGATTAAATTATCAATAAATGATGTGTCTGTTAGTTGGATAGGCGAAATATTGATAGCCACTTTTTTAATTTCAATGCCCTCAGTTAGCCAGTTTCTGAGCGTCTGACAGGCTTTTTCAAGAACCCAATACCCAATTTTATTAATTTGACCATCCTTTTCTGCTAGAGGAATAAAATAGTCAGGTGAATTTGGCCCTGTTTTTTTACTTTCCCAGCGGAGCAAAACTTCACAAGATGAAATTGTATGATCACTCAAATTCAATTTGGGCTGGAATCTTAAATACAGCTCATCATTTTCAATTGCGCTAAATAAGGCATCTGAGACACGATGTTCTGTTAGTTTTTCAACTAAATACTCATCAGAGTATTTCATATAGAACTTTGTCTTAGAATCGGATACGTATTGATTAAAAAGGAGGAGATTATTCAGTAGTTCAGCTAGATTGGAATCAAGTGATACAGCCACATAGGAAACTGCAAAATCAACTTGTACATTGGTTGAATCGAAATATTCTCTTATTTTTAAAATAATTTCATCTAGATAGGAATGTACTTCAATTTCATTTTCAACGGTCGACAACCAAAATACGCCTTGGTCATAACTTATTTCAAGCATATGAAATTCTTTGAGCTCTTTAGATAGTTGAACGCCGACAATTTTCTTTAAGGTTTCAGAATAAACCTGATTATTACAGATGACATTTTTAACCAATAAATCCCTTATTTTTATACAAATCATAATTGATTTATCGGTGCGTTTGACGTCTTTGATGAATTTAGTTTTGCTCGATGAAAAGTTTTGCTTAATTGAACCTTTCGCGATTACAGGCGTAAAACTAAGCAAAAACGTTCGCCCCGTTGTAAATTTCACATCAATGCAAAAGATTGAGCTATTGGTCAGCTTGCTCACCACCAAATTTGTTAATGTTGAAGCACTTAAAATAGTATTAGGTTGCAAAGTAAGGTCGAAATAATCTCGCAGATTCTGTTTATTGTCGCTCTTTTCGAGGAGTCTATTAAAGAAGTAGTTATAGTCGAGAATATTGCCATCTTCATCCACTTCGACAAGTGGGGTATCGCCGTTTTGGATAAATTCTTTCTTAATTTTTAATTTCTTACTATTTTGAAAAGCGAGATTTATTTCGTGAATTAACTCCGCATTGCTCCAAGGCTTGCTGATAAACCTAGCGACATTGTCTGAATTTAAGAGTTTTTTTAGGTCGTCAAAGTCTGTTTGCCCACTAAGGACAATACAAACCAAGTCATTTGAATATTTCTTTAGCCGTTCAATAAGTTCAAACCCATTTAGCCCCGGCATTCTAAAGTCGGTAATTAATACTTCAGGGTGGTGCTTTAATAACAGGCTTTCGGCTTCGAAAGGATCGTTGGTAGAAATGATTTCATAGTGAAAAGAGGAGATTGCTCGCGTTAGTGCCTTTAGTACATTGGTATCATCGTCTACTAGCAATATCTTTGACATGCGCATCTCGTCTATGTTGAAGTTAATTAAACGGTAAACCTCTGAAAGAAAATGATTCTATTCTCTAAAGGCGTACCGTTTACTCGCTTTAACTATAGCACTAGCGCTGCAATCCATCCGAAAATTACAAGCGGAATATTGAAATGAATAAAAGTAGGGATAACGGAATCATTAATATGATCGTGTTGACCATCTGCGTTTAGTCCTGAAGTGGGACCGAGTGTTGAGTCGGAAGCCGGGCTTCCTGCATCACCAAGTGCACCAGCTGTACCAACGAGTGCAACGGTGGCCATCGGAGAGAAACCAATTTGCAGACAAAGTGGAACAAACAATGTTGCGATAATTGGCACCGTGGAAAAAGAACTGCCAATACCCATCGTGATAAGTAATCCAACCAGCAGAATTAACGCAGCGGCTAACGGCTTATTTGATCCCACTATATCTGCACATGTTTGGACTAGACTCGCCACTTCACCCGTTTCTTTCATGACGGAGGCAAACCCCTGTGCTGAGATCATAATGAAACCGATCATTGCCATCATCGCGACACCTTTAGTGAAGACGTCTGAGCTCTCCTCCCATTTAACTAAACCAAATAGGCTGAAAACCATAACACCAACAAGACCGCCTAAAATCATCGAATTACTCACATTCTGAGCAATTAGGGAAGCAATAATGGCAAGAAGACCAATGATGACCGTCTTACGTTCATTTGTAACCAGAACCGTTTTAGCTTGATTTGCTTCCTTGATTTCGTACAGTCGAGGCTTTCTGTAGGTGAAAAACACCGCGATTATTAGTCCAACTACCATACCAAGTGCAGGAATAACCATGGCCCAAGGCACTGCATTTTGAGCAATTTCAAGGCCGTTATCGACAAGGTTTTTATGTAATATAGAGAATAGATAGATACCGCCAAATCCATAAGGCAAAACCATGTAAGATGTAGCTAAACCAAACGTCAAAATACACGCAATTGCACGTCTATCAATTTTGAGTTGTGTGAAAATTGAGAGCAGTGGTGGAATAAGTATCGGTATAAACGCAATGTGAACTGGGACAAGGTTTTGAGATGAAATGGAACAAGCGAGTATAATCGTCATAATGCCCATTGAGAGATGATGGGTGTATTCAGAATCTGCTTTATCTACTTTTGCCAACAATTTATTGGCAAGTATTCTCGTTAACCCAGACTTTGAGATAGCGACCGCAAAGCCACCTAACATAGCATAGCTTAGGGCTATTTCAGCACCACCGGATAACCCAGAATTAAATGCGTTTAGTGTGTCTGACAAAGATAAACCTGACGTTAGCCCTGCAACTAATGCACTGACTGTCATAGCGACAATTACGTTTACTCGGGCTAACGATAGACCGAGCATCAAAATGACTCCAATTATTACTGCGTTCATTTTTTCTCTTTTCTTTTATTTTTATATTACTTATAAGACGCTTGGCATCGTCTATTCGGCGAACAGGAAAAAGCTTTCCATTGTAACGATATTCCATAAACGCTTTACAAAATGCGTCTAAATCCGATGCGTATTCAGGATACCTTTGTTTCAGTACATTACAAGCACTGATCGGGCTGTGATCTTCAAGATTTGAGACGTGAAGCAGTGACAGACAAAGTCGTACTGGTATGGGGTTGTGTGAATTTGCCTTTAATCTACCAATAGTAAAGTAAACTAGAAAGGCCACAAAAATAGTACCTATCAATAT is part of the Pseudoalteromonas xiamenensis genome and encodes:
- a CDS encoding GGDEF/EAL domain-containing response regulator, whose product is MSKILLVDDDTNVLKALTRAISSFHYEIISTNDPFEAESLLLKHHPEVLITDFRMPGLNGFELIERLKKYSNDLVCIVLSGQTDFDDLKKLLNSDNVARFISKPWSNAELIHEINLAFQNSKKLKIKKEFIQNGDTPLVEVDEDGNILDYNYFFNRLLEKSDNKQNLRDYFDLTLQPNTILSASTLTNLVVSKLTNSSIFCIDVKFTTGRTFLLSFTPVIAKGSIKQNFSSSKTKFIKDVKRTDKSIMICIKIRDLLVKNVICNNQVYSETLKKIVGVQLSKELKEFHMLEISYDQGVFWLSTVENEIEVHSYLDEIILKIREYFDSTNVQVDFAVSYVAVSLDSNLAELLNNLLLFNQYVSDSKTKFYMKYSDEYLVEKLTEHRVSDALFSAIENDELYLRFQPKLNLSDHTISSCEVLLRWESKKTGPNSPDYFIPLAEKDGQINKIGYWVLEKACQTLRNWLTEGIEIKKVAINISPIQLTDTSFIDNLIDIVRRYDLDNRFIELEITENYLIANLDEAYQLLKRLKSLGFTISIDDFGKGYSSLGYIAKLPIDVIKLDKSLIDQIDTSSTSLNLVANIINLVHDLNFKVVAEGVEKAEQLELLENMGCDEVQGYLIGRPVLCDELTHYIFTLPR
- a CDS encoding Na+/H+ antiporter family protein; translated protein: MLGLSLARVNVIVAMTVSALVAGLTSGLSLSDTLNAFNSGLSGGAEIALSYAMLGGFAVAISKSGLTRILANKLLAKVDKADSEYTHHLSMGIMTIILACSISSQNLVPVHIAFIPILIPPLLSIFTQLKIDRRAIACILTFGLATSYMVLPYGFGGIYLFSILHKNLVDNGLEIAQNAVPWAMVIPALGMVVGLIIAVFFTYRKPRLYEIKEANQAKTVLVTNERKTVIIGLLAIIASLIAQNVSNSMILGGLVGVMVFSLFGLVKWEESSDVFTKGVAMMAMIGFIMISAQGFASVMKETGEVASLVQTCADIVGSNKPLAAALILLVGLLITMGIGSSFSTVPIIATLFVPLCLQIGFSPMATVALVGTAGALGDAGSPASDSTLGPTSGLNADGQHDHINDSVIPTFIHFNIPLVIFGWIAALVL